The DNA segment AACTGGAATGATCAGCAACCGCTACCGTGGCCCGagatacctgtatctgcacacaaggtgcagagggtaatgtgagtacaccaactcagaaagtaacaagtccaaactatggactgacaggtagtgacaAACTAAACCTCAACAGGTAATACTATTTAATTGTACAGAAAAGTAGGCATGTTTGCAGTTCAACTAAAAACTCAACGGTAAATAAATACAGTCTGAACAATACGGAGTATAAAACTCAGGAATActctatgtaccaatgcacaactagcatgatcaatgttccaTGTACCTTCACTCACAAGTACCCAACCACtcgatactgtatatggccatccggcctagggaagatccatcccggaatatatatatatcattgacTGCAATCATCTAGTACCGGGGAAGGCTATTCTAGCCCtatagagaagatccatctctagaTATAAATACTTCGggcaagatccatgtccagggaatatctatccctcaatatcatcaattaCGCTTACTAGGGGTGTGTTACAAACTCcgtaggggctcctacagcccaaacgctatcataatcatcaacataaccgctgcggcatgcagcccgatcccatatacTATCACtcacaaccaggctctcggcctcactcagtcatcactctccaatctcacacacacgggatcacaatgtcatgatactagcctaaacaatgatatgatgtgccaaataacaataatctagactgaggcatgatatataatgcatgaacaggactgagtacagaatatcaatgaagataatgatatgacagcaagaaacgacctctcgagtctcaacagtatcggcgtGAAGCCCTAACAGGATATCTAGCATGTTTTCACAGCACATTTATTTAGTCACATGATAgaaacacggatatcaacaagaaagagtcattaagcggtgccatggaatgatccaggtcgcatttctcacggtgcatgcccacacgcccgtcacttggcatttgcgttacctcaatagtaatcatagaacacatagttcggggtttcgaaccctcagaaccaagtttggaagcgttacttacctcaagccaagccaaactctagcccgcgacgcccttgcctctcgattcggcctccaaatgcctcaaatctaaccaaaatcagtatataaccatcaatatacgctaaaggaatgaaacccatacaaaaattatcaaattaactcaaaaatcccgaaattgtcccaacccgacccccgggcccacatctcggaattcgataaaaatcacatcacaagaatcctcatcctccaagagtctatacataccaagaacataaaaaattggacctcaaatggcccctcaaatccccaatttaaactctccaaattccaagccctaattccccaatttttagCCTTTAAATCCTacaaatttcatgtctaattagttagaaattaccatagaatcgagtattgagttcaaaaaccttacccCCAAGTgtttccctcttcaatccctttcaaaagcttcaaaatcgttcaaaaatggtgagaaataagctgaaaatcgcgaaggtgaccttttatactttctgcctaAGCATCTCGCACCTGTGGCTccaattccgcatctgcgacaaaATAGCTGCACCTGCAGTTTTTCACTTAAGGGCCAAACATCCGCACCTCCGATTTTTCACTAGGGCCAAACATCCGCACCTCCGGTTTTTCACTAGGGCCAAAcatccgcacctgcggttttTCACTAGGGCCAAACATCCGCACCTGCGCCCCAGGCTTCACACCTGCGGACTCGTAGGTGCGGTAAATCATCCACTCATGCCCATGCACCTTCGAtcatcgcacctacggtccccaatctgcaggtgcggaaacaacagaagcaacAATTTCTGCAACACAACTCCAAGTCCAAACTTTTTGACAACCATCCAaaaccatcccgaggccctcgtaacctcaaccaaacatgccaacaagtcacatatcaccattcaaactcataccaaccctcgaaacactcaaaacaatgtcgaaacaccaaatcaacctcagattcaagcctatgaattccaaaacttccgaattccgcaatcgatcaaaaagtctatcaaacctcattcaaataatctaaaattttgcacacacatcccaaatgacacatcggacctactccaatttctgaaattccattttgaccccgaTATCATAATTtacactaccaaccggaaaacgctaaaattcttattttgccaattcaagcctaaatctaccacgaacctctaaaatacattccgatcacgcttctaagtcccaaatcacctcatgaagttatccgaaccataaaaaccaagttccgagatcatttacttacaagtcaacttccgattgacttttccaactaaagcttctcaaaaagagactaagtgtctcatacctctccaaaatcactccgaacccgaaccaaccaacccgatactatataatacagttgaacaagacataaaaaagcagaaatgggggaaaaggAGCGGTTGGTCCTTCGATCTTTGCTATATTGTTGATACCGATCTCTGTTCGGTCTTGGTTTATGATCGATGACTATTTTAGATCTGTCTCAAATTTTGACAGGATACACTGACCTGGTGGGGGGCCGAGTTGATCATCTTCGACTCTAATTTTTAATTGGTACGTATTATGGACGTCGGCCCAAGTTATCTCCAGGTATTCTATATAATTCTATTTCACCTGTTGCGAAGCCAATGAGCTTTGGGGGTTAAGTCCTTGGGTGAATGCCCGAACGGCTCAATCATCTGCGATCGGAGGCAGATCCATTCATTCTACTTGAAACCTCGACACGAATTCCCTAAGCATCTCGTTATCTCTTTGctttactttgaaaaggtttgatTTCCCGGTCTCGGCCTTGATGGccccggcatgtgcctttacaaaagCACCTGTAAGAATAGCAAACAAATAAATAGAAGTagggggtaagttgtgataccatatcataacTCATTTTGACAAGGTTTCTCCGAACTTTTTCAGCAAAACATATTTGATTTCGTCATCTTCTAAGTCGTTCCCCTTGATAGCACACATGTAGGAGGTCACATGTTCAGTTGGATCTGTTGTTCCATTATACTTCAGAATTGCGAGAATACAAAACTTCTTTGGGATAAGCTTCAGCGCCGCGCTCAAAGGCAAAGGCTTTTGGATAAATTTCTTTGAATCCAAGTCTTTCAATATTGGGGGTGCTCCTGGGATCTGATCAACCCTGGAGTTATAGGTCTCCACTTTTTTGTCATTGGTTTCGATCTTCTTTTCCCCCGATTCCACCCAATTCgtcagttcctcgagcatctttatgatttAGGGATTGGTTCTGAGTTCAACTTCACCTAGACTTTTCGAGGTTCGTTCATTTCTTCGGGTGTTTTCTCGTGATGGCTCGGTCTCAACTCTGCTGGGGGCGCATCTTTGGTTCTGTTATTGGGCTATCGCCAACTGTTGAGCttgtaacatttcgaagatcactCGCAGATTGATCCCATCACCTTCATCGTCGTGCGTACCCTAGGCTACCAATCGGGCTCCTCGACAAACGTTGTTTTCTGGGTCGGTAGGCAAGTTAGCGTCGATGGCCACATGGAAGTTGGCATCGATTGGGTCCACGACCAGGACTTTGTTGGGATCAGCAGGGAGAAACTCATTGCTGGGCACTATATATTATTGTTCTCGCCATGGTGTCCACACTCATCATCAATGTTCAAGTGAGCAGATTGAAAGTTTGATATTCTTAAATTTATCTGAAATTAAAATCTCAAAAAATTAGCGTATAGCAGAGTATGTTACAAAAATTTGTATCAAATTGCCAGTATTattcttagccccacggtgggcgccaaactgtttaaccTTAAAAACggataataattgaatttatatgtaattttaaagatatgtggtTTAATTCAATACAAGCGATTAATGGTGTTAGATTAAGTAAGTGAAAGGCGTAATAAATGGTCAAACCAATGATAAGAGTGATCCCGGGCTCGGTTAATGGCTTAATGAAGAACCTACCTTCGATCCCGATCTTGCACTTATGAAGAACTGATGAACAAAAATTTGAATAACAGAGATAAATTGCCTTGGTATACGTGCTACAATGTGTCCCATGAATTATAAGTTTCTCCCTGTATATAGTATGAGAGTTTTACCCAAAGTACAATtctaagaaaatatattttttttataattaatatACGACTTGAGTGCAGTAGTTTAAGTTGGAAAGcataacatatttttttttaaatgcggtttaatttaaaaaatagaaGCATAAACATACttgaattatatatataaataatttagGGATTGGTTCCGGGTTCAACTTCACATGGACTTTCCGAGGTTCGTTCATTTCTTCGGGTGTTTTCCCAGGATGGCTCGGTCTCAACTCTGCTGGGGGCACGTCTTTGGTTCTGTTACTGGGCTATCGCCACCTGTTTAGCTTGTAACATTTCAAAGATCACGCGCAGATTGATCCCATCACCTTCATCGTCGTGCGTACCCCATGCTACCAATCGGGCTCCTCGAGTGTGTTAAAGTTactattgaaataatttttagTTTTTATCTGTATTATATTAGAATGGGTTTGATAGGAATGGATAAACTAAATTTAAACAAGCAAATGAAAAGCAACATgacaatataataatatttaatttgaataatataatagcaaaaataaggttcaaataaagaaaaaaatcaaagaaaaactaatgataaaacttatttaaattgcGATGAGAAAGTTTTTTTTAATGATAAATAAGTCACAATGTGGATAAGgccacataactcaagtctaatagataaaatataaattaaaaatattaataatgAAAATATGTTAGAGATAATGTGaaattatttataaataattagtttagaaaacaaaataaagtaaatataaaaTACCTAAAAATATGactaataaattttaaaaaataatagagagaaatattttttaatgacataaatatatatttcaagatttaaaaacttaaatatctatttatattatattaaaggataGTAATAGATAACAATATTAAATAAAGTGACAAGTTAATGAAAAACTACATAAAACCTGATAATACTACATATTAGATAACATAATagcaaaattaaaaatatttaaaatttaaatattataattaaaaagaaaagattatTTCAATTTGAGATCAGAAGTTTTTAAAATCCcggtaaaataataataatggaaAAATACCCAGTTAAATCTCATTAATGGAAAAATTATGATAAGAACGCTCAAATACGGATAAGACCgcgaaattgaagtcttattaaaaaaaaataagaatctgagaataaattaaaattttaaaatacaaattaAATGTCTAATACAAGTAATTTTACTGAaggaaattaaaaattaaatttgtatcttaaataTAAAAGAGAGAAAATTCAAGTGCATGTAATACAAAATATAATTATAAGAAGACTAAATAGAATTTGGAACATAATAATCAAAGAGGTTTTGTATTAAAATTTTAGACTTAAAGGTTAAAATAAAATGTGATATTATTTTTGGTTATAGGTAAAACATTGAtgtaaaaaactaattaaaattttGTAGTAGGGAAGAGAATGTATATAAACAAAAATAGAGatagtgtgaggatacttatactttaagTTAATTTaagataaataaattaaataattaaatattactTAAGAATATTAGTGATAGatttaaatgataaaagagtTTAGAGTAAGAGGATAAAAGTGTAAAAATACATTAAATTTCAAGAATAGAAGAATTTATATTTATTGATGACTATTAAAAGGATAAGCAAGACATTAAGACAACTGGTAAGCTAATAAAAGATCGTATAATAGTATAATAATAGTAAACAAtgaataatataataactataaataaagaacaaaagaaaaaggaatttgTATAGAAATGTGATGAATAAGACTTATTTgattttgagataaaataaagTAATAGTAAGAATTTTGTTCAAATAATATGAAATCTAATGTGGTCAAACAAGGCAGATCATTATATGATATGTTTTGTATTCTTTACTATTTGACAGCAAAATAAAatgcaagtactaaaatcaagggGCTGAGTTGTTACAAATATAGAAAAAAACAAGTTGTCCACTCCGAGAAATAATTTCATGTCTTGCTTCTTAATTAATagtaaatacaacaacaacaacaacaacaacaacaacaacaacaacaacaacaacaacaacatacctagtattatcccacaccgtaggatctggggagggtagtgtgtatgcagaccttactcctacttTGTGAGGATAGAAAGACTGTTTTcagtagaccctcggctcaagagaacATAAGCGCcacaataattaattaatatttaatgATTACATATAATTTTTATTTGAAAAGTTTATATTTCAAGATTCTTTGCACATCATTCTAATAACTCAAATTACAATTTGATATATTTTGTGTCCGCGCATTGCTCGAGTACCAATACTAGTttagtataatctcacaagtatGATTTAAAAAGAGTAGTGTATACGTAGACTATCCATATCTTTAaaagatagagaggctgttttcgattaaccctcggctcaagagagaTATATACTACATTATAGCAATCTAACATTAATCTTATGCTCTTGAAGAATTCAAGAACAAGTGGTCTCTCCTATCTATCCCACTAACTACATCTAAACAAATATATATCAACCTACACTAAAAgaatcaaaagaacaaaaattgcagagaaaaaaattaagaatcaaagaaaatctcaatttGAATCAAAGAAATATTACAGTTCTCTGCTACCTTCTATCTGGTAAATTCTAAAGTCATAGCTAGACAAGACGTATTGTAACAACTCAATCCACTAGTAATATTGTTCGCTGCATTCGTCGATTCCCCATATGGTTCATCTTTGCCAAGGCAAACTGTACTCAGATGGAGCAAGGGATTCAACTGCAAACCATCTCCATGTCAAATCTTTTAAACCATTATCATATACCTCACAGAACTTCCTCTGCCATCCTTTTGGCTCAACTGGACTATACCCTAACCCGGGGGTTCGATCATTCGAACCAAGGTTCAATGGTTTAGTCCAATCCACAACATAAGCTGACACCCTTCTCCTAAATTTAGCCTTAAATTCAGGCCAAGCTTGATACTTATAATGATTCACCACCATCTCAACAACATTCAATTTCTTCACATTGTACCCTGGCTTCAACTTAAAATGATGTATCACATTAAGCAAAGAATAATCTACAGCATCCAAAAATACTATAGACTTGTGCCTATTCTCCATTTTCCTCCTACAATTATACCCTTGTACCACTCCCTTTACTGGATGTACCTTCTGTTTCGACGGTCCAAATTCATAACAAGGAATGCTAATTTGTGCAACATTTTTCTCGGTCGATTTTCTAGACCCCACTTGTGCGATTACACTGAGTCCTTCTGAATTCAGTAATATAGAAGGTAATAGTAATTGTGATGGTTGAGTTAAATTTGACCAAGATGGAGAGTACACAAATTCATCTACATCAATGTACATAATCCATGAGCATGAATCCTTAGCAAAAATGGCACTATGGGAAAAACCAGCTTCTTGCGTTTTTGGCCATAGCCAAAAATAAGTTTGCACATTATAGCCATCTTCAACTAGCTCTTCAACAACTGGAGCTAAATCATCATCACTTCCATTATCATATAATATAAATTTCTCAACTCCAATTTTAGAATGGTATAAAACCCATTCTCTTAAGAATTTAGCCACGTTGTACACCATAGTGCAAAAACAGAGGTTAGCTTTTTCAGGGCTAGCAAGTTTCCGTTGTGGCGAATAATAGGCTACTGTAGGGACCACAATAGGAGTGGGTCCTACAATTTCAATTGACACTTTGATTGGCATATTAACGGCGAAATCCGGCCGTTTACAACGGAAAACTTCTTGTACTGAACTTGTCACGGCGGTTTTAACGCCGTCGCCGAAAATACAGGTGAATTCTGTGGGTTCTCTGTTAATGCCTTGATGATTATTTAACCCTTTAACGAATAAAACGACATCGTCATCGGTTGTGAGAGAGTCGTAGACGAGAAAACTCCACCGTAACAGCTCCGGCGAAGGTGAATTCCGATAAGAAACATTAGCAGAAGAGCTCGTCAAAATGGGTTGCGTAAACGGCAATCTCCGACGAGCCCGGCTAGGAAGTTTGCAGTTGAAAATGGACCGGACCGGAAATGGAAGCTCACCGGCGGGAACAACCGGAGATTCCTCTCCGGTATCAAAAACACAGAGAAAACTAGAATTATTATAATGGGTTTGTAGAGGGGAAAAATCAGGTGAAACGATGACGTAGACTTCCCAATCCGGCATGAGAATGGAAACAGAGGGAATTATAGGAAATTTTCGAGAAGGGGTATTAGGGGAAGAAAAATTTTCATGAAAAAGAAAATTGGGTGTGGTGGATTTGATAGTAGTATTGTGAGGATTAATAATTTCGTTGTGATATGCAGAGAAATCATGGCGAAGAAAATGGTGATAGAAAGTAGCGAAGAAGAGGAAGCAAGTGAAAATGTAAAGGAAGCTGGAGCGAATTACTTTTCTGGCCATAGTTTGTTAATGATGAAAATGATGGTGGGATTTTATAATTGAAGAATATATAGTAATTAGTATTAATTAAATACATTAATAATGGTGGAATATGTGTTAACATACTTGAGTATAAGTTGATGAACTCGATTAAATTACCAACATTCCTGTTTAGGTTAGTAATCTCTTTTGAATTCAAAGTTATAGGAGTTGCAGAATGGTATTTCTTGaggtctcttttttttttttttttcttggtcTGTAATTAACATATCACTTAattgacaagaggggttgctctgacggtaagcaacccccacttctaaccgagaggttgtgagttcgagtctccccaagagcaaggtgggaagttcttggagggaaggatgccggggtctatttggaaacagtctctctaccctagagtaggagtaaggtctgcgtacacactaccctccccagaccccactaagtgggatt comes from the Nicotiana sylvestris chromosome 4, ASM39365v2, whole genome shotgun sequence genome and includes:
- the LOC104216827 gene encoding glycosyltransferase family 92 protein Os08g0121900, which produces MPDWEVYVIVSPDFSPLQTHYNNSSFLCVFDTGEESPVVPAGELPFPVRSIFNCKLPSRARRRLPFTQPILTSSSANVSYRNSPSPELLRWSFLVYDSLTTDDDVVLFVKGLNNHQGINREPTEFTCIFGDGVKTAVTSSVQEVFRCKRPDFAVNMPIKVSIEIVGPTPIVVPTVAYYSPQRKLASPEKANLCFCTMVYNVAKFLREWVLYHSKIGVEKFILYDNGSDDDLAPVVEELVEDGYNVQTYFWLWPKTQEAGFSHSAIFAKDSCSWIMYIDVDEFVYSPSWSNLTQPSQLLLPSILLNSEGLSVIAQVGSRKSTEKNVAQISIPCYEFGPSKQKVHPVKGVVQGYNCRRKMENRHKSIVFLDAVDYSLLNVIHHFKLKPGYNVKKLNVVEMVVNHYKYQAWPEFKAKFRRRVSAYVVDWTKPLNLGSNDRTPGLGYSPVEPKGWQRKFCEVYDNGLKDLTWRWFAVESLAPSEYSLPWQR